The genomic region GCGATCTTTCGGATCCGATCAATGCCCGCACTTTTGCCAAAGCAGAGCAGGGCGGGTTCTCCACTATCATGACGATCTGCAGCACCTGTCAGGGCGTGATGACGCAAGCCAACCATCGCCTGCAGAACGATACTGATTACCGTGCACAGATCAACGAAAAATACTTAGCCGAGGAAGGACTGGCGTATCGCGGCACACTTGAAGTGAAGCACTTGCTCTGGGTCCTGATGGAGGATTACGGCACGGACAAGCTCAAGGAGAAAGTCACACGGCAACTGACCGGGCTCAAGGTCGCCCCGTTCTATGGCTGCTACTTACGACGTCCATCCGACCTGATGGCCCCGAAGGGTTTCAGCGGACGCAAAACGTACCTCGAAGACCTCATCAGCCTCGTTGGCGCGGAAGTGGTGGACTTTGGTGGCAAGTCCAAATGTTGTGGATTTCCCATTCTGACTGCCAATGAAGACAACTCGATGCGCATGGTGAGCGATCACACCGGTGAAGCCAAAGACAAAGGCGCGCATTGTATGGTCACGCCTTGTCCGCTGTGCCACCTGAACCTCGACGGCAATCAACCCAACGCGGCCAAGAAAGCCAAGCGACCGATTGGTCTGCCGATCTTGCACCTGCCCCAACTGGTGGGGCTAGCATTGGGATTTGACGAACGAGAGATGGAATTGCAACGTCATATCATCGCAACGGACACGGCAACGCGGAACATCAAAGTGAACATGCTGTCGTAATCGAGAATAACATAGAACATGGGTTATGGGTCAAATATTCATCCCTTGTTATGGTGAGACTACCGTGGTACGTAGCCCACAAAGGGAGGGACAACCCGATCATGGCATCAAGTAATGGTTCACCGGAATGGAAAGAGGAGGTAGTGCAAGTCGATGGTAGCGCTTTGGTAGTTGTCCGGGGTGGCACAGGCCGTCCGTTGTTGGTGTTGCATGAGGAGTTAGGTTGGCCTGGGTGGCTCAAATGGAACAGTGCGCTTGCACGCTCGCGCACGCTGATTATCCCGCAGCATCCGGGCTATAGCCGCACGGAACGGGCGGAGTGGATCAGTAACATTCGTGACATGGCGGGCTTTTACGCGCGCTACCTGGTCGAGCAGCATCTCGCTCCCATTGATGCGATCGGTTTTTCGCTGGGCGGATGGATTGCGGCAGAGATGGCCGCATGCAATCCGGCTCAGTTTCGCAAGCTCGTGTTGGTCGCGCCGATGGGTGTCCGTCCGAAGGAAGGAGCCATTCTTGATTTCTTCCAACTGATGGCGCTGAAGCATCTTTTTGTGACGGTTCATGATGCCGATGCGACTGAGGAGTACGACCAACTCTACGGCGGTGAGGGACCCGAGCAATTCGAGCGTTTAGAAGAAGCACGGGCGCAGTCAGCACGGCTGGCGTGGGCCCCGTTCATGCACAATCCCAGTTTGCCGCATTTATTGGGAGTCGCTCGGAGCTTGCCCACGTTGTTGCTGTGGGGGCGCGAGGATAAGGTCGTTCCGCTGAGCGCAGCTGCCGACTATCAGAGAGTGATGTCGTCTGCGAGTTTGCGTGTGTTCGATAACTGTGGCCATCGACCCGAGGTCGAGACACCGAGCGAGTTTGTCCGCGAGGTGGAAAGCTTTTTCAGCTGACAGTCAAATAAGGAGGATAGCACGATGCATCTGATGTACTTCACTGAACGACCCTACCGGTACGTGTCGAATGACGAAGTCATCAAGACCGGTTTCTTTGGGATCGAAAACAAACATTTCGATTCGGTGAAAGGTGGACAGCTACTGAATGAGTATCTCGACGAGAAGGTGTTAGCCGAAGAGCTAGGCTTCGACGGCGTGATGCTGAACGAACATCATGACACGGCCTTCTGTATGGGCTCGGTGATGGATGTCGAAGCATCGATTCTTGCGCGCATCACGAAGAAAGTAAAAATCGTGCTCTTGGGGAACCCGCTGCCAGTAGTGGGTAATCCGTTACGCCTCGCCGAAGAGCTTGGCATGATTGATATGATCTCTGGCGGTCGCCTCGTTGCTGGGTGGGTGCGCGGTGGTGGAAGCGAACAATTCGCGTCTAATGCGAATCCTGCCTTCAACCGTGAATACTTCAACGAAGCCCATGAGGTAGTGATCCAGGCCTGGACGAAGCCAGGACCGTTCCGCTATGAGGGCAAACATTTCCATTATCGTTTCGTTGATCCTTGGTGCTTACCGATTCAGAAGCCGCATCCGCCGATCTGGATTCCTGGACTGCTAAGTCCTGAGACGGTCGTGTGGTGCGCCAAGCATCGCTACCCCTACGTTGCGCTGGCGACGTTCCTCGAACCGACGGTCGAATTGTGGAATATGTACCGTGATGCAGCAGCCGCAGAAGGGTATCAGGTCGGACCAGAGAACTTCGGCTACCTACAAAAAGTCTATGTTGCTGAGACAGAAGAGAAGGCACGTGAGATTGCCAAGTGGGATATGTTCGGCGGTGCGGGTATTGGATACAGTTTGTTTGGTCAACCGCAATGGATGTTCCCGCCGGGCTACAACTCGAAAGATGCGACACGGCGCATGGCGCGGCAGTTCACCGACCCAGAAGCGACTAAAGGCAGTCCATGGGCAGGGTTGGCAGATGGCTCGACTCTTTCCAAAAACGAAAGCATCTCTGACGCGCAGATTAAAACGCGCTCTGCCATCTGGCAAGACAAGCCCATCGACGTCGAACAAACACGGAAGCAGATTCTCGACGCATTCCCTGCGGTCGAGCGAGCAATGCAAGTGATTTGCGGTACACCAAAGACGGTGATTCCCAAGTTGCGCACGGTGCTGGAAGTTCTGCGACCGGGCATTTTTGCATTTTGGCAGAACGACGGACCGATCTCGAAAGAAGATCGCCTCAATAATATGCGGTTGATCGCGACCGAGGTCATGCCTGCAGTGCGCGAGATCGGAAAGGAGTTAGGACTAACGTCGCCGTTCGAAGTAACACCGGGTTCGCGACCATTGAGCAAAGGCTCAAAGCCTCAGTCGGTAGGATCACTCGACGCACTGCGTGCGATGCGCGAACAGCCGGTGGCGGCCTTGTAGTCCGAACGGGCAATCTGCAGAAATGGGCGCAGTGGACGGCGTGATGCCACAGCGCCCAGGGGCCGCTACCAGCGTTTACGGCATCGCTACGCGTAGCGATGGAGACTCTACGCGCCGCAGCGCAGGAGTTTCCCCGAGTAGACGCCAGTCTCTTTGGCATTCTCAAAGGTGACTTGTCCATTCACTATGATCCAGCGATAGCCTTCTGGACGTTGCACCAGGCGTGCCCCGTTATCCGGTGGCACGTCATAGAGGAACTCTGGATCTTTAATCGCGAGTTTTTCTAGATCGTAGACGAGAATATCGGCGGCCATGCCTTCGCGGATACAGCCGCGATCCTTAAAGCCTGCCACCCAGGCTGGCATGTAACTCATGTGGTAGTGCGCCTGCTCTAAGGAAATTTTTCCTGTCTCCCGCACCATCCACGTCAACAAATCGGTCGGATACGACCCCAGGTTCTGGAATTTCGTATGGGCTCCACCGTCTGAGAACCCTGCGACCGTACGATGACTCAGCATCTCTCTGCAGTTGTCTGGGTTCTGATTGCGGGTGGGGGTGAGCCACTGAGTTTTCCAGTTGTCCGCCGCCGACACATCTAAGAGCGCATCGACGACATGTTTGCCTTCGGCTTGGGCAATCTCACGTACCGAGCGATCTTGATACTTACTCCGCAAATCATCGCGCGAAATCTTGCGACACACGAAGTCGGCAATGTCGCCCAAGACCTTGGGTTGCTTGCTGCGATCATACTCGGCTTTCATCTCGTGCCGCAGTTTGGGGTTATTCAGCTTGGTGGTGCGCTCTTCCGGCGTCCCGAGCGTGGCTTCCCGCCACGAATCGACGTTATCGAACAGGTTCCACTGATCAATGAAGGAGAAACGGAAATTGGCGCGAATCGTCACCGCATGGCCCACCAATGGCACACCTTTCTTGTTGTATTCGTCGACGACACTGAGCATCGTACGAAAGACTTGTGGGCGCTCGTCGATGGCCGCGATCGCGTTGAAGATCAGCGGTTTGTTACTCGCTTGCGCAAGCTGTCCACCAAAATCCATGTCACGCCGCGGGCCTTCAATGCCTTCATCAATCGCGCCCGACACCTGCGCGAATTGAATCGAGCCGCGATCATACTTATGCATCGCTCTAGCCAGGGCCAGATAGAACTCATCAGACATGATGTCTGAGACCATGAGGGTGCCGTCGTAGTCGCGTTGCACTGAGGCACCATAGCCGGTCAAGCGTTGCGCCGCCCAGCCGTTGGCACCGCAGGCCATCGCGCCATCCAGTACCTGGACAATCTCTGCCATCTCTTTCTCATTCGGCTGACGACTCTTGGCTTGATCCCAGCCGCCCATCACATAACTCACTAATGGTGTGACTGGCACAAGTTGGATCATGTTGACGCCTTTGGGCAGGCGATCAATATGGTCCATCCACTGCGGGAACGTTTCCCAGGTAAATGGCATAGTCGCCTTCATCGCCTCGTAGGGAATCGCTTCGTTGCGCTCCATCGACCACATCGAGCGGTCGGCATCCTTATGGCGCACGGGCGCGAAGCCAAAGCCACAGTTGCCGTTGGTCACAGAGGTGACACCGTGCCAGCTCCCAATCGAGCACGACGGGTCCCAATGGATCGGCGCATCGTAATGACAGTGCAGGTCGATCACGCCCGGTGCGACAATGAGCCCGCTGGCATCGAGCACCTGCTTGGCATCACTACTCTTGAGATGCCCGATCTTGGTGATGACACCGTTTTTGATGCCGACATCCGCTTTGTAGGGTGGGAGCAAGGTCCCATCGACAACTGTGCCGCCTTTAATAATGGTATCGAACTCCGCCATAGCCAGCCCTCCTTTGTGGGTGGTGATATGTTGACGACAGCGCTACACACAAACGGTGACGATAGCGCACACCAGCATGTTGGCGGAAAGGCTAGACAGTGACTGCGCGGTCATAACAGTAGGCCCTCCGTACTACAGGCTGATGCTACTCTTCGTGCCGACCGCAGGTCCAACCGGATGTATGCTTCCCCTCTAGCACCATCAGCGCTGGGGTCAAGAGGTGCAAAAATAAGAAGCGACTAGCCACAAAGTTGAGTGTCTTTTGTTGGCAGGAGGCGTACAACACCTGCAACGAATCGGCCTAAAGGAGGGGACGCGCATGGGCTCTTTCGTGTGCACATAAAAGATGGCGGTCGTAGAAACTCGTGACAAAGTATATTCACCTTTTACGCGGAGGAGAGGTATGGCAGCGACGGAGCGTCGGCGGACCAAAATCTTCTATGGGTGGTGGGTCGTGGTTGCAGCCGCAATCGGCTCGTTTTTGAGTTACGGGCCCATCAGTGCTTTCACCTTTGGGGTGTTTATCAAACCGCTGCATGAAGAGTTCGGCTGGAGTCGCACCGACATCTCGCTGGGCTTTTCCTTGTCGCTGTTGATGCTCAGTGTCGTCGCACCCGTGGTTGGTCGCCTGATCGATCGCTGTGGCGCACGCAGGGTGATTGTTCCTTCAGTCGCCGTGTTCGGTGCCGGCGTGGCCTCGATGTCGCTGCTCTCGCCGAGTTTGTGGCATTTCTACGCTGTGTACGTCTTGTTAGGAGTCGTCTCCGTCGGTGCGGCGACGTTACCGTATTTGACGGTCGTCTCGCAGTGGTTTGACCGGCAACGTGGGCTCGCGCTGGGATTGGCGATGATTGGGGTGGGGTTAGGCACGTTCGTCATGCCAGCGCTGGCACAGGCGCTGATTGACGCAGTCGGCTGGCGCTCGGCGTATGTCGTGCTGGGAGCGATGGTGATTTGCATTACCATTCCCGTCGTCGCTCCGTTCTTGAAGGAGACCCCGACTTTGATGGGATTACAGCCCGACGGAGTCACGGCGACACAGTCGACTCCCACCCAACACGGTAACGAGCCGCAAGGGCTGACTGGGGCTGAGGTGTGGCACCTCATCACGTTCTGGCAGGTGGTGCTAGCCTTCTTCTGTATGTCGGTCAGTGTGCATGGATGTCTCATTCATCTTGTGCCGATGTTAACCGATCGTGGGTTATCGGATCAGAGCGCGGCGCTCGCCACGTCATTTCTAGGCGGAGCACTCCTGGTCGCACGTGTCGGTGCTGGCTACCTCCTCGATCGCGTAGCCGCTGCGTCTGTAGCAATTGCCTTTCTCGCGGGCGCGTCACTGGGAGTGTTGCTCTTGTGGAACGAGGCGGTAGGAATACTCGCCTTTGTTGCGGCCATTCTGATCGGCTTGGGTGTGGGGGCCGAGACGGATCTGATGCCCTACGTGGTAAGTCGCTATTTTGGGCTGCGCGCCTTTGGCGAAATCCTTGGGTACGTGCTCACCGCCTGGGGGCTCGGCGGGGTTGTCGGTCCGTTTGTGATGGGAGTCGGCTTCGACGCGACCGGCTCGTATAGCACCGTGTTACTCGCGTTTGTCGTGGCCACGCTCGTCTCGGGCCGT from Deltaproteobacteria bacterium harbors:
- a CDS encoding amidohydrolase family protein — protein: MAEFDTIIKGGTVVDGTLLPPYKADVGIKNGVITKIGHLKSSDAKQVLDASGLIVAPGVIDLHCHYDAPIHWDPSCSIGSWHGVTSVTNGNCGFGFAPVRHKDADRSMWSMERNEAIPYEAMKATMPFTWETFPQWMDHIDRLPKGVNMIQLVPVTPLVSYVMGGWDQAKSRQPNEKEMAEIVQVLDGAMACGANGWAAQRLTGYGASVQRDYDGTLMVSDIMSDEFYLALARAMHKYDRGSIQFAQVSGAIDEGIEGPRRDMDFGGQLAQASNKPLIFNAIAAIDERPQVFRTMLSVVDEYNKKGVPLVGHAVTIRANFRFSFIDQWNLFDNVDSWREATLGTPEERTTKLNNPKLRHEMKAEYDRSKQPKVLGDIADFVCRKISRDDLRSKYQDRSVREIAQAEGKHVVDALLDVSAADNWKTQWLTPTRNQNPDNCREMLSHRTVAGFSDGGAHTKFQNLGSYPTDLLTWMVRETGKISLEQAHYHMSYMPAWVAGFKDRGCIREGMAADILVYDLEKLAIKDPEFLYDVPPDNGARLVQRPEGYRWIIVNGQVTFENAKETGVYSGKLLRCGA
- a CDS encoding alpha/beta fold hydrolase; the encoded protein is MVRLPWYVAHKGRDNPIMASSNGSPEWKEEVVQVDGSALVVVRGGTGRPLLVLHEELGWPGWLKWNSALARSRTLIIPQHPGYSRTERAEWISNIRDMAGFYARYLVEQHLAPIDAIGFSLGGWIAAEMAACNPAQFRKLVLVAPMGVRPKEGAILDFFQLMALKHLFVTVHDADATEEYDQLYGGEGPEQFERLEEARAQSARLAWAPFMHNPSLPHLLGVARSLPTLLLWGREDKVVPLSAAADYQRVMSSASLRVFDNCGHRPEVETPSEFVREVESFFS
- a CDS encoding disulfide reductase, which gives rise to MRYAFYPGCVSRGGCPELYPAAVKVADKLGLELQELTDVGCTGAGVMSRDLSDPINARTFAKAEQGGFSTIMTICSTCQGVMTQANHRLQNDTDYRAQINEKYLAEEGLAYRGTLEVKHLLWVLMEDYGTDKLKEKVTRQLTGLKVAPFYGCYLRRPSDLMAPKGFSGRKTYLEDLISLVGAEVVDFGGKSKCCGFPILTANEDNSMRMVSDHTGEAKDKGAHCMVTPCPLCHLNLDGNQPNAAKKAKRPIGLPILHLPQLVGLALGFDEREMELQRHIIATDTATRNIKVNMLS
- a CDS encoding MFS transporter produces the protein MAVVETRDKVYSPFTRRRGMAATERRRTKIFYGWWVVVAAAIGSFLSYGPISAFTFGVFIKPLHEEFGWSRTDISLGFSLSLLMLSVVAPVVGRLIDRCGARRVIVPSVAVFGAGVASMSLLSPSLWHFYAVYVLLGVVSVGAATLPYLTVVSQWFDRQRGLALGLAMIGVGLGTFVMPALAQALIDAVGWRSAYVVLGAMVICITIPVVAPFLKETPTLMGLQPDGVTATQSTPTQHGNEPQGLTGAEVWHLITFWQVVLAFFCMSVSVHGCLIHLVPMLTDRGLSDQSAALATSFLGGALLVARVGAGYLLDRVAAASVAIAFLAGASLGVLLLWNEAVGILAFVAAILIGLGVGAETDLMPYVVSRYFGLRAFGEILGYVLTAWGLGGVVGPFVMGVGFDATGSYSTVLLAFVVATLVSGRIGSGTLRRCQPTRVLDVNMGHARLFTKRYFH
- a CDS encoding LLM class flavin-dependent oxidoreductase, which encodes MHLMYFTERPYRYVSNDEVIKTGFFGIENKHFDSVKGGQLLNEYLDEKVLAEELGFDGVMLNEHHDTAFCMGSVMDVEASILARITKKVKIVLLGNPLPVVGNPLRLAEELGMIDMISGGRLVAGWVRGGGSEQFASNANPAFNREYFNEAHEVVIQAWTKPGPFRYEGKHFHYRFVDPWCLPIQKPHPPIWIPGLLSPETVVWCAKHRYPYVALATFLEPTVELWNMYRDAAAAEGYQVGPENFGYLQKVYVAETEEKAREIAKWDMFGGAGIGYSLFGQPQWMFPPGYNSKDATRRMARQFTDPEATKGSPWAGLADGSTLSKNESISDAQIKTRSAIWQDKPIDVEQTRKQILDAFPAVERAMQVICGTPKTVIPKLRTVLEVLRPGIFAFWQNDGPISKEDRLNNMRLIATEVMPAVREIGKELGLTSPFEVTPGSRPLSKGSKPQSVGSLDALRAMREQPVAAL